One segment of Pseudodesulfovibrio sp. 5S69 DNA contains the following:
- the ilvD gene encoding dihydroxy-acid dehydratase, with protein MSKFKSEDILQGEGSAFYRSLYKAMGYSNDELEKRPMIGIANSWTTLVPGHTNLKQVAESVKNGIYRGGGTAVEFGVIAACDGIAQGHDGMHFILPSRELICDSIEVQARAHRLDALVLLGSCDKIVPGMLMAAARLDIPAIMVHGGPMAGGVVFDGRKSDLTSISEARGMYSSGKISFDQYETLEDTVCPGCGSCSFLGTANTMCCLTEALGMCLPGGALIPAVHSDRMRTAFASGMAVCELARKEITSRQVMTPEALENAVRVTMAISGSTNAVLHLSAIANEAQMDVNVLDLFSKYNTNTPQIAKVNPAAKWDMEAFWQAGGIPRVMQNMRTLLHEDVMTCTGLPLNRNLDDYKFKFPENDEIIKPLDAPFGQTGGIAVLQGNLAPKTGISKPGAIDPSQHRFKGTAKVYNSEEEAEEAILGGKIVDGDVVVIRYEGPKGGPGMREMFMAMKYLYGRGLSKTTALITDGRFSGTNNGCFVGHISPEAAEGGPLAIVEDGDLISIDVIDGKLNLEVPEEEIKRRFENWKKPKRKFTTGYLELYSRVATSAAEGAIIKREAE; from the coding sequence ATGAGTAAGTTTAAGAGCGAAGACATCCTTCAAGGAGAGGGCAGCGCCTTTTACCGCTCCCTCTACAAGGCCATGGGGTATTCTAATGATGAGTTGGAAAAACGTCCGATGATCGGTATCGCCAACTCCTGGACGACTCTGGTGCCCGGACACACTAACCTCAAGCAGGTGGCAGAGTCCGTCAAAAACGGTATCTACCGGGGTGGTGGCACCGCCGTGGAGTTCGGCGTCATCGCCGCCTGTGACGGTATTGCCCAGGGGCATGACGGCATGCATTTTATTCTGCCCTCCCGTGAGTTGATCTGTGACTCCATCGAAGTACAGGCCCGGGCGCATCGCCTGGATGCCCTCGTCCTTCTTGGTTCCTGCGACAAGATCGTTCCAGGCATGCTGATGGCCGCTGCCCGGTTGGATATCCCGGCGATCATGGTCCACGGCGGCCCCATGGCGGGCGGCGTGGTCTTTGACGGTCGCAAGTCCGATCTGACCTCCATCTCCGAGGCCAGGGGCATGTATTCCTCCGGCAAAATCTCGTTCGATCAGTATGAAACTCTGGAGGACACCGTCTGCCCCGGCTGCGGTTCCTGTTCCTTCCTCGGAACGGCCAACACCATGTGCTGTCTGACCGAGGCGCTGGGCATGTGCCTGCCTGGCGGAGCACTGATCCCGGCAGTGCATTCCGATCGTATGCGTACGGCATTTGCCTCGGGCATGGCTGTCTGCGAGTTGGCCCGCAAGGAGATCACCTCCCGTCAGGTCATGACTCCGGAGGCCTTGGAAAATGCGGTCAGGGTCACCATGGCCATCAGCGGATCGACCAATGCCGTCCTGCACCTGAGCGCCATCGCCAATGAGGCGCAGATGGACGTCAATGTTCTGGATCTGTTCTCCAAGTATAATACTAATACCCCGCAGATCGCCAAGGTCAACCCCGCAGCCAAGTGGGACATGGAGGCGTTCTGGCAGGCGGGCGGTATTCCCCGTGTCATGCAGAATATGCGCACCCTCCTGCATGAGGATGTAATGACCTGCACCGGCCTGCCGCTGAACCGAAACTTGGACGATTACAAGTTCAAGTTCCCGGAGAACGACGAGATCATCAAACCCCTGGACGCTCCCTTCGGCCAGACCGGCGGCATCGCAGTGCTCCAGGGCAATTTGGCTCCCAAGACCGGAATCAGCAAGCCCGGGGCTATCGATCCTTCCCAGCATCGGTTCAAGGGAACGGCCAAGGTTTACAACTCCGAGGAGGAGGCCGAAGAGGCCATTCTCGGCGGCAAGATCGTGGACGGCGACGTGGTGGTCATCCGTTACGAAGGCCCCAAGGGCGGTCCCGGTATGCGCGAGATGTTCATGGCCATGAAGTACCTGTATGGCCGGGGGTTGAGCAAGACCACGGCCCTGATCACGGATGGCCGTTTTTCGGGCACCAACAACGGTTGCTTTGTCGGTCACATCTCCCCGGAAGCGGCAGAGGGTGGGCCGTTGGCCATCGTGGAAGACGGCGATCTCATCTCAATTGATGTCATTGACGGCAAGCTCAATCTTGAGGTGCCTGAAGAAGAGATCAAACGCCGTTTCGAAAATTGGAAGAAACCCAAGCGCAAGTTCACTACCGGCTATCTTGAGCTGTACTCCCGTGTTGCCACCTCAGCCGCCGAAGGCGCCATAATCAAGCGCGAGGCAGAGTAA
- a CDS encoding SDR family NAD(P)-dependent oxidoreductase, which yields MQLDFTGKTVVVTGGTSGIGLAIATLFAELNAKVSVCARSAENVDRVVANLRSQGFEAHGKSVDVADSRSMFAYAKEVQATFGDIDVWISNAGVYPQHKLIDTPEDVWERTIRTNMTSIYLGGRIARDTMSGRGGVLINASSFASVMSSVGSGLYAATKAAVTSMTKTLAAELAPYGIRVNCYIPGVIDTAMTHPLLGKNGEAMRRTIALNRFGKPRDVATAVAFLASPYAEYISGTSLEISGGKFCTQNPTAAWE from the coding sequence ATGCAACTGGACTTCACGGGAAAGACGGTGGTCGTTACCGGGGGGACTTCCGGCATCGGGCTGGCCATCGCTACGCTGTTTGCCGAGCTCAACGCCAAGGTGTCTGTCTGCGCACGGTCGGCAGAAAATGTCGACAGGGTGGTTGCCAACCTGCGGTCGCAAGGATTCGAAGCGCATGGCAAGAGCGTGGATGTGGCCGACAGCCGGTCCATGTTTGCCTATGCCAAGGAGGTTCAGGCCACGTTCGGCGACATCGATGTCTGGATCAGTAACGCGGGCGTGTATCCCCAGCACAAGCTCATCGACACCCCCGAGGACGTCTGGGAAAGGACCATTCGAACTAATATGACCTCCATATACCTGGGCGGTCGCATTGCTCGGGACACAATGTCGGGGCGGGGAGGGGTGCTCATAAACGCCTCCTCCTTCGCCTCGGTCATGTCCTCCGTGGGCAGCGGCTTGTACGCAGCCACCAAGGCTGCCGTTACCAGTATGACCAAGACGTTGGCAGCGGAATTGGCCCCGTATGGCATTCGCGTCAACTGCTATATCCCGGGGGTCATCGATACGGCCATGACCCATCCGCTGCTGGGAAAAAATGGGGAGGCCATGCGTCGAACCATTGCCCTCAACAGATTCGGCAAACCCAGGGACGTGGCAACGGCCGTCGCTTTCCTTGCATCACCCTATGCAGAGTATATCTCGGGTACCTCTCTTGAGATCAGCGGTGGCAAGTTTTGCACGCAGAATCCGACTGCTGCCTGGGAGTAG
- a CDS encoding polymorphic toxin type 44 domain-containing protein, which translates to MAGKWDQHIGDDQLVYGMPKHMSAVAGSRKITGGDKATYWRYHPKPQARDKCQTMKGLWFETRPGPVHPNCKCEIEEFEAIKVTGRSRAIIVPPGVDLAANIAEARRVAKECQHKASTEVNHFLSKINLSGVSAIDDIRKAYIDQLTFLYKCLWIYTNFDTGKRYDFKKDNHPEYEDFGNYHYGLYTQAMGINVTLARAAAGAIQIRGGQYKLKWYRTWFDDPHDNQMIRKGQGYPF; encoded by the coding sequence ATGGCAGGGAAATGGGATCAACACATCGGAGATGATCAACTGGTGTACGGCATGCCCAAACACATGAGTGCAGTGGCCGGAAGTCGAAAGATAACAGGAGGCGACAAGGCGACTTACTGGCGATATCATCCGAAACCACAGGCACGTGACAAATGCCAAACCATGAAAGGACTGTGGTTCGAGACTCGTCCTGGTCCGGTTCACCCGAACTGCAAGTGCGAGATTGAAGAGTTCGAGGCGATCAAAGTCACGGGAAGATCCCGGGCCATCATAGTGCCGCCGGGTGTCGATTTGGCAGCCAACATCGCGGAAGCAAGGCGAGTTGCGAAAGAATGTCAACACAAAGCCTCGACCGAAGTTAATCATTTCCTGTCAAAGATAAACCTCTCTGGCGTCAGCGCCATTGACGACATACGAAAGGCATATATCGATCAATTGACATTCCTCTACAAATGTCTTTGGATATACACGAACTTTGATACAGGGAAAAGATACGATTTCAAGAAAGACAACCACCCAGAATATGAGGATTTCGGCAACTACCATTACGGACTCTACACACAAGCTATGGGAATCAATGTAACGCTGGCGAGAGCGGCCGCAGGAGCAATTCAAATTCGCGGTGGGCAGTATAAACTCAAGTGGTATCGGACATGGTTTGACGACCCGCACGACAATCAGATGATTCGCAAAGGGCAAGGTTACCCGTTCTAA
- a CDS encoding XRE family transcriptional regulator, whose product MNIGQRIKELRGKMSQKEYANKFGIALNTLRNYESGDRTPNVEFLCALAESTGVSIQWLVTGVETLKPGETGRDTRVCMDGTELVMVPLVQARLAAGSGSFEASGEVNGRYAFRNEFLSRRGNPAQMVLMRVAGDSMEPKIENDDTVLIDQSQKEPRPGQVYAVGVEDMVYLKMIDTLPGKMLLKSYNPAYPPIEVNTNGDLEQGVRIIGHVVWVGREMP is encoded by the coding sequence ATGAATATTGGTCAAAGGATTAAAGAGCTTCGCGGGAAGATGTCTCAAAAAGAGTACGCGAACAAATTTGGTATCGCTCTCAATACTCTGAGGAACTACGAAAGTGGTGATAGAACCCCAAACGTAGAGTTTTTGTGTGCTTTGGCCGAATCAACCGGTGTGAGTATTCAATGGCTTGTCACGGGTGTTGAGACGCTGAAGCCGGGTGAAACAGGAAGAGATACCCGTGTCTGCATGGATGGGACGGAACTGGTCATGGTTCCATTAGTTCAGGCCCGTTTGGCCGCAGGGTCCGGCTCGTTTGAAGCCAGCGGGGAGGTCAACGGACGCTATGCCTTTCGCAATGAGTTCCTGAGTAGGCGGGGAAACCCGGCGCAAATGGTTCTGATGCGAGTAGCTGGTGACAGCATGGAGCCCAAGATCGAGAACGACGATACCGTACTGATTGATCAGAGCCAAAAAGAACCGCGCCCTGGTCAGGTCTACGCTGTCGGGGTGGAAGATATGGTTTACCTCAAGATGATCGACACGCTACCGGGCAAGATGCTGCTCAAAAGCTATAATCCAGCCTATCCGCCCATTGAAGTGAATACCAATGGAGACTTGGAGCAAGGTGTGCGCATTATCGGCCACGTCGTTTGGGTCGGTCGAGAAATGCCCTAG
- a CDS encoding DNA-binding protein → MTISRRSKRESWQSRTRKGRGGGKEWIITSLPEDVRAAITLHQASSNTPALPAQDVVIPDWAHQVGMARFRLVSEWRQFVGKSKSTKGRATKAFLLGINAGQMLTKEHEILGDVSDKTLYRWDKKLRDNAEDYRILCDRRGKWSKGGKKGLGQLGLEAEKVFLGCWLTPNKPSIALAYETMKGIFAKREIKLPSYRSVVRFARRFDEDHHDLVVLKQEGEKALKDKVGPYIARNDKLLSVGDVLFCDGKVLNFQCIHPTTGKPFRPTLICWYDWRSRMPVGWEIMPSENTIAISSALHMAIGSLAQYPRCVYIDNGKAFRAKYFSAVDADFEGLNGLYARLGIAVQYSRPYEARTKIVERFFRTFDSQCERLLPSYVGNCIDNKPAWMKRNEKYHEATHNEWVPTLREASEIFRLYVWWYGQQAHDELGGQRPLDVLHAGLGDGVDLTELDRHFLFRQKIHPKRCGFTIGNVRFESDALYGLNKPLMAMYRWSDMAEVYLHTLDGERIGTARPVEALHPLARMFGDELDLLKVQEANKRQRQLKSATMKIVKAFDAEVGESGLQSLPWMKQESVPLKAIPKPKAIQDEPAMDEAEKERLEALQAKVRHLPSSTMEIPDFFASELEKYEWCFEQAVKNGHELPGEYQSFMIAYEASKEYETATGARFDQLRQFYRQQTIAR, encoded by the coding sequence ATGACCATATCCCGCCGCTCCAAACGCGAATCTTGGCAGTCCAGGACTCGCAAGGGCCGAGGCGGCGGTAAGGAATGGATCATCACCAGTCTCCCGGAAGATGTGAGGGCTGCGATAACCCTGCATCAGGCAAGCTCCAACACTCCGGCCCTGCCCGCCCAAGATGTGGTTATCCCCGACTGGGCGCATCAAGTGGGCATGGCCCGTTTTCGGCTGGTCAGCGAATGGCGGCAATTCGTTGGGAAGAGCAAGTCCACTAAGGGACGGGCGACCAAGGCATTCCTCCTCGGTATCAACGCCGGGCAGATGCTCACCAAAGAGCATGAAATCCTCGGCGACGTCTCGGACAAGACGCTCTACCGCTGGGATAAGAAGTTGCGCGACAACGCTGAGGATTACCGCATCCTGTGCGACCGGCGCGGCAAGTGGTCGAAAGGCGGCAAGAAGGGGCTGGGGCAACTCGGGTTGGAAGCCGAAAAGGTGTTCCTCGGTTGCTGGCTGACTCCCAACAAGCCGAGCATCGCCCTGGCTTATGAGACCATGAAAGGCATTTTCGCCAAGCGCGAAATCAAACTGCCGAGCTACCGCTCCGTCGTTCGATTCGCCCGGCGTTTCGATGAGGATCACCACGATCTGGTTGTCCTCAAGCAGGAAGGCGAAAAGGCGCTCAAGGACAAGGTCGGGCCGTATATCGCCCGCAATGACAAGCTCCTGTCTGTCGGGGATGTCCTCTTTTGTGACGGCAAGGTTCTCAACTTCCAATGCATTCACCCGACAACGGGTAAGCCGTTTCGTCCGACGCTTATCTGTTGGTACGACTGGCGGTCCCGCATGCCGGTTGGCTGGGAGATCATGCCCTCGGAGAACACCATTGCCATCAGCTCCGCGCTACACATGGCGATAGGTTCTCTCGCGCAGTACCCGCGTTGCGTCTACATCGACAACGGCAAGGCCTTCCGCGCCAAGTATTTCAGCGCCGTAGACGCCGATTTCGAAGGACTCAACGGCCTTTACGCCCGTCTTGGCATCGCGGTGCAGTACAGCCGCCCTTACGAAGCCAGGACCAAGATCGTCGAACGATTTTTCCGCACCTTTGATTCGCAATGCGAACGGCTCCTGCCGAGCTATGTGGGCAACTGCATAGACAACAAACCCGCTTGGATGAAGCGGAACGAGAAGTATCACGAGGCGACACATAACGAGTGGGTGCCCACCCTGCGCGAGGCGTCCGAAATCTTCCGGCTGTACGTCTGGTGGTATGGGCAGCAAGCTCATGACGAACTCGGCGGACAGCGCCCCCTGGATGTCCTGCACGCTGGTTTGGGTGACGGCGTGGACCTCACCGAGTTGGACCGCCACTTCCTCTTCCGGCAGAAAATCCACCCCAAGCGGTGTGGGTTCACCATCGGCAATGTCCGGTTTGAGTCCGACGCGCTGTACGGCCTAAACAAGCCGCTGATGGCGATGTACCGGTGGTCCGACATGGCCGAGGTATACCTGCATACCCTCGACGGCGAGCGCATTGGTACAGCCCGACCTGTGGAGGCCCTCCATCCGCTTGCCCGCATGTTCGGCGACGAGCTTGACCTCCTCAAGGTGCAGGAAGCCAACAAGCGCCAGCGCCAGCTCAAGTCCGCCACCATGAAGATCGTGAAGGCCTTCGACGCGGAGGTCGGCGAAAGCGGACTCCAATCATTGCCGTGGATGAAGCAGGAGAGCGTGCCGCTCAAGGCCATCCCCAAGCCCAAAGCCATCCAAGACGAACCCGCCATGGACGAGGCCGAAAAAGAGCGTCTGGAAGCCCTCCAAGCCAAGGTCAGGCACCTTCCCTCGTCCACCATGGAAATCCCGGATTTCTTCGCCTCCGAACTGGAGAAGTACGAGTGGTGCTTCGAACAAGCCGTCAAGAACGGCCACGAACTCCCCGGCGAATACCAATCTTTCATGATCGCCTACGAGGCCTCCAAGGAATACGAGACCGCCACGGGCGCACGTTTTGATCAACTGAGGCAATTTTACCGGCAACAGACCATAGCGAGGTAA
- a CDS encoding ATP-binding protein — MRRDIFIETGNVAKLRKSLSALSDTERGRPGIGVVQGEAGRGKTMAAKEWHAMNGGIFLRVLEGWSQFSFLQALTYEITGERPNNTNRCRNRIMDALAETPQAIIVDEADRLLMARIEDLRDVHDMTGCPVILIGEEGFYPKLHARKRVHSRVVDVVNFDPIKADDVMLFAMQAAALEVTPEACHKLALLAKGSFRVVYGYILHLEDYAKAQNTNTIDAKAVEALRIGRA; from the coding sequence ATGCGGCGAGACATTTTCATAGAAACGGGCAACGTGGCGAAGCTGCGCAAGTCCCTGAGCGCCCTGAGCGACACGGAACGGGGCCGTCCCGGAATCGGCGTTGTTCAGGGTGAAGCGGGGCGCGGCAAGACCATGGCAGCCAAGGAATGGCACGCCATGAACGGAGGCATCTTTCTGCGCGTGCTTGAAGGCTGGAGCCAGTTCAGCTTTTTGCAAGCGCTGACATACGAAATCACCGGAGAACGTCCCAACAACACCAACCGTTGCCGGAACCGCATCATGGATGCCCTGGCCGAAACGCCGCAAGCCATCATCGTTGACGAGGCCGACCGGCTCCTCATGGCTCGGATCGAAGACTTACGCGACGTCCACGACATGACGGGCTGCCCCGTGATCCTGATCGGTGAGGAAGGATTCTACCCGAAGCTCCATGCCCGCAAACGTGTGCATTCCCGTGTGGTGGACGTGGTGAACTTCGACCCGATCAAGGCCGACGACGTGATGCTTTTCGCCATGCAGGCCGCTGCCCTGGAAGTCACGCCGGAGGCCTGCCACAAGCTGGCCCTGTTGGCCAAGGGCAGCTTCCGCGTGGTCTACGGCTACATCCTGCACCTTGAGGACTACGCCAAGGCCCAGAACACCAACACCATCGACGCCAAGGCCGTCGAAGCCCTGCGCATCGGGAGGGCCTAG
- a CDS encoding DUF3164 family protein, with amino-acid sequence METTGNLEGFWKDAKGNLVAPENVRESDKLADSIVRELHYKAQKINAELIEFRQAALDDIRTHLALVVEKYGVKLRGKKGNRVLYSFDGSIKITINIQDRIKFGEELVAAEELINECMAEWTHDANPNLRTIVEKAFQADADGKISVYRVLDLLRLEIDDERWRKAMTAIKDSIRVIDSKEYVRVYERDGDGEYKALPLNIAAA; translated from the coding sequence ATGGAAACCACGGGTAATCTCGAAGGATTTTGGAAGGACGCAAAGGGCAATCTGGTCGCGCCCGAAAACGTCCGGGAATCCGATAAGCTCGCGGACTCCATTGTCCGGGAGCTGCATTACAAGGCGCAGAAGATCAACGCCGAACTGATCGAATTCCGGCAGGCCGCATTGGACGACATCCGTACCCACCTCGCCCTGGTGGTGGAGAAATACGGCGTCAAGCTGCGCGGCAAGAAGGGCAACCGTGTCCTCTACTCGTTCGACGGGTCCATCAAGATCACGATCAACATCCAGGATCGGATCAAGTTCGGCGAGGAGCTGGTTGCCGCCGAGGAACTCATCAACGAGTGCATGGCCGAATGGACGCACGACGCCAACCCGAACCTACGTACCATCGTAGAAAAGGCCTTTCAGGCGGACGCTGACGGCAAGATCAGCGTCTACCGCGTCCTCGACCTGCTCCGCCTGGAAATCGACGACGAACGTTGGCGCAAGGCCATGACGGCCATCAAGGACAGCATCAGGGTTATCGACAGCAAGGAGTACGTCCGTGTCTACGAGAGGGATGGCGACGGCGAATACAAGGCACTGCCTTTGAACATAGCGGCAGCATAA
- a CDS encoding HU family DNA-binding protein yields the protein MTKCELIAKVAEESNLSKAHAERVVEAFLENIKDTLSGGTKVTLRGFGTFKVEERKGRVGRNPKTGAEVMIPTKNVVKFKASNELKDAVA from the coding sequence ATGACCAAATGCGAATTGATTGCGAAAGTAGCCGAGGAATCCAATCTGTCGAAAGCCCATGCGGAGCGGGTGGTGGAAGCCTTCCTCGAGAACATCAAAGACACCCTCTCCGGCGGCACCAAGGTCACCCTGCGTGGCTTTGGCACCTTCAAGGTTGAAGAACGCAAGGGCCGCGTTGGCCGTAATCCCAAGACCGGTGCCGAGGTCATGATCCCGACCAAGAACGTGGTCAAGTTCAAGGCCAGCAACGAGCTGAAGGATGCAGTTGCGTAG
- a CDS encoding regulatory protein GemA, which translates to MDDETYRAILQKRYGKPSAGKLTQRELADFVNYLEDKGAEFTNSGKRAKTPRKDFYEIPDGTAHAKQKRWIAAMWNALDWKMSGLDTRCASQFGVDKFVWLNDQGALQTLAKDLIGRCKTKGINPHDAQPEN; encoded by the coding sequence ATGGACGACGAGACGTACCGCGCCATTTTACAGAAGCGATACGGCAAGCCCTCGGCTGGCAAGTTGACTCAACGGGAGCTGGCCGACTTCGTCAACTACCTGGAAGACAAGGGCGCGGAGTTCACCAACAGCGGCAAGCGTGCCAAAACGCCCCGCAAGGATTTCTACGAAATCCCGGACGGTACGGCCCACGCCAAGCAAAAGCGGTGGATCGCGGCCATGTGGAACGCGCTGGACTGGAAGATGTCCGGGTTGGACACGCGCTGCGCCTCCCAGTTCGGCGTGGACAAATTTGTCTGGCTGAACGACCAGGGCGCATTGCAGACGCTCGCCAAGGACCTGATCGGACGTTGCAAGACAAAGGGAATCAACCCCCACGATGCACAACCTGAGAACTGA
- a CDS encoding DNA-binding protein: MTTRHLKEFADLYGKGFRPYHGEILPGVYEELGCKDPKKAYWVCKWPILYCFGCGERCTPKSPHGFQVMLPENPTSNAKFSISPAEMLASKPFLRADEAAYCLCISPSQVYAITAEGKLIRHLDTPFRVTSESVKEEMNRIDL; this comes from the coding sequence ATGACCACACGACACCTGAAAGAATTCGCAGACTTGTACGGCAAGGGCTTCCGCCCGTACCACGGCGAAATCCTGCCCGGCGTGTATGAGGAACTGGGATGCAAGGACCCCAAAAAAGCCTACTGGGTCTGCAAGTGGCCGATCCTGTACTGCTTCGGTTGCGGCGAACGCTGCACCCCGAAGTCCCCGCATGGCTTTCAGGTCATGCTGCCTGAGAATCCGACCAGCAACGCCAAGTTCTCCATCTCCCCGGCGGAGATGCTGGCTTCCAAGCCATTCTTGCGGGCCGATGAAGCCGCCTACTGCTTATGCATCAGCCCGAGCCAAGTGTACGCCATCACTGCGGAAGGTAAACTTATACGTCATTTAGATACCCCCTTTCGGGTGACCTCCGAAAGCGTTAAGGAAGAAATGAATCGCATTGATTTATAA
- a CDS encoding DUF5675 family protein, whose translation MHKKSVTIVRVDHGLDGTFGRMFLPGGTDRVSAEPPWKDNRTDVSCIPPGKYECEINESPHFGLCPEVLSVPGRTHVRMHAGNWAGDEAAGRRSDSEACILPGLRFATLKGQPAVSSSRAALAELMSAVSDGDPRPGVRFDLEIIDATGEAGKEWDNGTR comes from the coding sequence ATGCACAAGAAAAGCGTCACCATCGTCCGGGTCGATCACGGCCTCGACGGCACGTTCGGGCGTATGTTCCTGCCCGGCGGCACGGACCGCGTCAGCGCGGAGCCGCCGTGGAAAGACAACCGCACGGACGTGTCCTGTATTCCCCCCGGAAAATACGAATGCGAAATCAACGAGTCGCCGCACTTCGGGCTTTGTCCTGAAGTCCTGAGCGTACCGGGCCGCACGCACGTCCGCATGCACGCGGGCAACTGGGCCGGTGACGAGGCGGCGGGCCGCCGGTCCGACTCCGAGGCCTGCATCCTGCCCGGCCTGCGTTTCGCCACGCTCAAAGGCCAACCCGCCGTATCCAGTTCCCGCGCCGCCCTGGCCGAACTCATGAGCGCTGTCAGCGACGGCGATCCGCGCCCCGGCGTCCGATTCGACCTCGAAATCATCGACGCCACCGGCGAGGCCGGAAAGGAGTGGGACAATGGGACTCGGTAG